Proteins encoded by one window of Xanthomonas sp. DAR 80977:
- a CDS encoding TonB-dependent receptor, whose protein sequence is MAAGSAWAQTAPPAEPPPPQAAPTPAPAGDDAVKQLDTVTVSGYRRSIQFSTDAKRDSVTFSDTVFAEDIGKFPDMNIAESLNRIPGVQLSRDVNGEGLNIAIRGLGTSFTKTTLNGASIATASIGLNAQNQNREVDLNLFPTEFFTQLTVSKTPTASMLEGGVSGVVDMRSARPFDRPGTHLTYQLQGDWNSTSEKTTPRGALMGSWTNEAGTFGALFGLASVRSKLGVEGFESVGWTNPGLTYAQCGLTPPAGTPSTNQPAACNANGGGNWRIPDSVPVTAGAGLTPGQRIDAAWLLAHNPGLSIEQISDALIPRLGRRVQMQGDRDRDASVMSLEWRPSDSAHFYLDTLFSKAKRTTERTSMNLIGRNGNMIPLDMQLDDNNVVTDATFTNAQYFLEARPYREQVKFWSVNPGAELLFGANQDIKLNVQANATRSWLYRQSPSILVTSPFTTVDYSNSGGDQPSIDSPLDLNDPNLGWSWTGGRLNISNEKRQTETRGARADLQFGEDKRNVKVGVAYDQAERHIRGFDNSAAWETLVCRGGGTTCTGGAGSLIPQSALASYLKPGPGGFITVDFDRFLRDSGYYGLSDSAPETNAANTGASTGGILEKNWGFYVEANGETDVWNRSMRFNAGVRYVTTDQTISGPVTIGGVRRYQVLNSDYNELLPSFNVAWDVADSVVLRLSGSRTLTRPDPSAMLPNTNFSDPSAQTATQGNSNLAPYRSTNVDIGGEWYTGGEGFVGLTLFDKRIDGFTVNGVRRIPFLDLGVPYSDLTATQQAAIDQRGGPNAATVDVQTQVNADGTLNIRGLEAIWVQPLDRLLDGLGFSLNYTHVKQESEGDGIQAVAVGVAPNLWNGTVYWEKNNASVRLSYAWNDDMIISGANQNGIPDARLMADARGQLDLSASYTLAWIRSAPQITLNVTNLTDEPLRTTFQYPNATYDLYKPGRTIMLGIRGSF, encoded by the coding sequence ATGGCCGCGGGCAGCGCCTGGGCGCAGACCGCGCCACCGGCAGAGCCGCCCCCGCCGCAGGCCGCCCCCACCCCCGCGCCAGCCGGCGACGATGCGGTGAAGCAGCTGGATACGGTGACCGTCTCCGGCTACCGCCGCAGCATCCAGTTCTCCACCGACGCCAAGCGCGATTCGGTGACCTTCAGCGACACCGTGTTCGCCGAGGACATCGGCAAGTTCCCGGACATGAACATCGCCGAGTCGCTCAACCGCATTCCCGGCGTGCAGCTCTCGCGCGACGTCAATGGCGAAGGACTGAACATCGCCATCCGCGGCCTGGGCACCAGCTTCACCAAGACCACGCTCAACGGCGCCAGCATCGCCACCGCCTCGATCGGCCTCAACGCGCAGAACCAAAACCGCGAGGTCGACCTCAACCTGTTCCCGACCGAGTTCTTCACCCAGCTGACGGTGAGCAAGACCCCGACCGCGAGCATGCTCGAAGGCGGCGTGTCCGGCGTGGTCGACATGCGCAGCGCGCGTCCGTTCGATCGTCCCGGCACGCACCTGACCTACCAGCTGCAGGGCGACTGGAACAGCACCAGCGAGAAGACCACGCCGCGCGGCGCGCTGATGGGCAGCTGGACCAATGAAGCCGGCACCTTCGGCGCGCTGTTCGGCTTGGCCTCGGTGCGCAGCAAGCTCGGCGTGGAAGGCTTCGAGAGCGTGGGCTGGACCAATCCGGGCCTGACCTACGCGCAGTGCGGGCTGACCCCGCCGGCGGGCACCCCGTCGACCAACCAGCCGGCCGCGTGCAACGCCAACGGCGGCGGCAACTGGCGCATCCCCGACAGCGTGCCGGTCACCGCCGGCGCCGGGCTCACCCCCGGGCAGCGCATCGACGCCGCCTGGCTGCTGGCGCACAACCCCGGCCTGAGCATCGAGCAGATCAGCGACGCGCTGATCCCGCGCCTGGGCCGCCGCGTGCAGATGCAGGGCGACCGCGACCGCGACGCGTCGGTGATGTCGCTGGAATGGCGCCCCAGCGACAGCGCGCACTTCTACCTGGATACGCTGTTCTCCAAGGCCAAGCGCACCACCGAACGCACCAGCATGAATCTGATCGGGCGCAACGGCAACATGATCCCCTTGGACATGCAGCTGGACGACAACAACGTCGTCACCGATGCCACCTTCACCAACGCGCAGTACTTCCTGGAAGCGCGGCCGTACCGCGAACAGGTCAAGTTCTGGAGCGTCAATCCCGGCGCCGAGCTGCTGTTCGGCGCGAACCAGGACATCAAGCTCAACGTGCAGGCCAATGCCACGCGCAGCTGGCTGTACCGGCAGTCGCCGAGCATCCTGGTGACCTCGCCGTTCACCACCGTCGATTACAGCAACAGCGGCGGCGACCAGCCCTCGATCGACAGCCCGCTGGACCTCAACGATCCGAACCTGGGCTGGAGCTGGACCGGCGGCCGCCTCAACATCAGCAACGAGAAGCGCCAGACCGAGACCCGCGGCGCGCGCGCCGACCTGCAGTTCGGCGAGGACAAGCGCAACGTCAAGGTCGGCGTCGCCTACGACCAGGCCGAGCGGCACATCCGCGGCTTCGACAACAGCGCCGCGTGGGAAACCCTGGTGTGCCGCGGCGGCGGCACCACCTGCACCGGCGGCGCCGGTTCGCTGATCCCGCAGTCGGCGCTGGCGTCGTATCTCAAGCCCGGCCCCGGCGGCTTCATCACCGTGGACTTCGACCGCTTCCTGCGCGACAGCGGCTACTACGGCCTGAGCGACAGCGCGCCGGAGACCAACGCCGCCAACACCGGCGCCTCCACCGGCGGCATCCTGGAGAAGAACTGGGGCTTCTACGTCGAGGCCAACGGCGAGACCGACGTGTGGAACCGGTCGATGCGCTTCAACGCGGGCGTGCGCTACGTGACCACCGACCAGACCATCAGCGGCCCGGTCACCATCGGCGGGGTGCGCCGCTACCAGGTGCTGAACTCGGACTACAACGAACTGCTGCCCTCGTTCAACGTGGCCTGGGACGTGGCCGACAGCGTGGTGCTGCGCCTGTCCGGCTCGCGCACGCTGACCCGTCCCGATCCCAGCGCGATGCTGCCCAACACCAACTTCAGCGACCCGTCAGCGCAGACCGCCACCCAGGGCAATTCCAACCTGGCGCCGTACCGCTCCACCAACGTGGACATCGGCGGCGAGTGGTACACCGGCGGCGAAGGCTTCGTCGGCCTGACCCTGTTCGACAAGCGCATCGACGGCTTCACCGTCAACGGCGTACGCCGCATCCCGTTCCTCGACCTGGGCGTGCCCTACAGCGACCTGACCGCGACCCAGCAGGCCGCGATCGACCAGCGCGGCGGGCCGAACGCGGCCACCGTGGACGTGCAGACCCAGGTCAACGCCGACGGCACGCTCAACATCCGCGGCCTGGAAGCGATCTGGGTGCAGCCGCTGGACCGCCTGCTCGACGGCCTGGGCTTCAGCCTCAACTACACCCACGTCAAGCAGGAGTCCGAGGGCGACGGCATCCAGGCGGTGGCGGTGGGCGTGGCGCCGAACCTGTGGAACGGCACCGTGTACTGGGAGAAGAACAATGCCTCGGTGCGCCTGTCCTACGCCTGGAACGACGACATGATCATCTCCGGCGCCAACCAGAACGGCATCCCCGACGCGCGGCTGATGGCCGATGCGCGCGGCCAGCTGGACCTGTCGGCCAGCTACACGCTGGCGTGGATCCGGTCGGCGCCGCAGATCACCCTCAACGTCACCAACCTCACCGACGAACCGCTGCGCACCACCTTCCAGTATCCCAACGCCACCTACGACCTGTACAAGCCTGGACGCACCATCATGCTCGGCATCCGCGGCTCGTTCTGA
- a CDS encoding MFS transporter, which yields MIPSPDAASTDSADSGTRLGRMRWRICALLLAATTINYIDRQVLGVLAPFLQVQIGWNEIEYGYIVTAFQAAYALGLLCSGAVIDRFGTRAGYALAIGVWSLAAMSHALASSVVGFAIARFFLGLGESGNFPAAIKTVAEWFPRRERALATGIFNSGSNIGAIVAPLLVPLIASAWGWQSAFLFTGALSATWLLVWWLNYRAPEQQPRLSAAELAHIRSDPPEPAQRLSWAQVLRHRQAWAFVAAKFVTDPIWWFFLFWLPKFLHAEYGLSLLQLGAPLIVIFVLADVGSIAGGWMAGRFIARGWSVNRARKTAMLICALSVVPIVFAARADNLWLAVGLIGLATAAHQGWSANLFTLTSDMFPRHAVATVVGIGGFAGAVGGMLIATFIGFLLEATGSYVPVFLMAGSAYLLALALVQWLAPRLQPARLQEDAR from the coding sequence ATGATTCCGTCGCCGGACGCCGCAAGCACCGACAGCGCGGACAGCGGCACGCGCCTGGGCCGCATGCGCTGGCGCATCTGCGCGCTGCTGCTGGCCGCCACCACCATCAACTACATCGACCGCCAGGTGCTCGGCGTGCTGGCGCCGTTCCTGCAGGTGCAGATCGGCTGGAACGAGATCGAATACGGCTACATCGTCACCGCCTTCCAGGCCGCCTACGCGCTGGGCCTGCTGTGCAGCGGCGCGGTGATCGACCGCTTCGGCACGCGCGCCGGCTATGCGCTGGCGATCGGCGTCTGGAGCCTGGCCGCGATGAGCCACGCACTGGCGAGCAGCGTGGTCGGCTTCGCGATCGCGCGCTTCTTCCTCGGCCTGGGCGAGTCGGGCAACTTCCCGGCGGCGATCAAGACCGTGGCCGAATGGTTCCCGCGGCGCGAGCGCGCGCTGGCCACCGGCATCTTCAATTCCGGCTCCAACATCGGCGCCATCGTCGCGCCGCTGCTGGTGCCGCTGATCGCCAGCGCCTGGGGCTGGCAGTCGGCGTTCCTGTTCACCGGCGCGCTCAGCGCCACCTGGCTGCTGGTGTGGTGGCTGAACTACCGCGCGCCCGAACAGCAGCCGCGGTTGAGCGCGGCGGAGCTGGCGCACATCCGCAGCGATCCGCCCGAACCGGCGCAGCGCCTGAGCTGGGCGCAGGTGCTGCGCCACCGCCAGGCCTGGGCGTTCGTGGCGGCGAAGTTCGTCACCGATCCGATCTGGTGGTTCTTCCTGTTCTGGCTGCCCAAGTTCCTGCATGCCGAGTACGGGCTGAGCCTGCTGCAGCTCGGCGCGCCGCTGATCGTGATCTTCGTGCTCGCCGACGTCGGCAGCATCGCCGGCGGCTGGATGGCCGGGCGCTTCATCGCGCGCGGCTGGAGCGTCAACCGCGCGCGCAAGACCGCGATGCTGATCTGCGCGCTGTCGGTGGTGCCGATCGTGTTCGCCGCGCGCGCCGACAACCTGTGGCTGGCGGTGGGCCTGATCGGGCTGGCCACCGCCGCGCACCAGGGCTGGTCGGCGAACCTGTTCACCCTGACCTCGGACATGTTCCCGCGCCACGCGGTGGCCACCGTGGTCGGCATCGGCGGCTTCGCCGGCGCGGTCGGCGGCATGCTGATCGCCACCTTCATCGGCTTCCTGCTCGAGGCTACCGGCAGTTACGTGCCGGTGTTCCTGATGGCCGGCTCGGCCTACCTGCTGGCGCTGGCGCTGGTGCAATGGCTGGCGCCGCGGCTGCAGCCGGCGCGGCTGCAGGAGGATGCGCGATGA
- a CDS encoding endo-1,4-beta-xylanase: MKTAQLVSLALLLTLAAATPAAPLAAGKQKFLGNAYGPQQAQDFLRDWNKLTPENAGKWGSVEAVRDRMDWSALDQAYRVAKDNRLPFQMHVLIWGNQQPEWIKTLPPAAQRAEIEQWFAAVAQRYPDIDLLEVVNEPLNDPPSKDDSGGGNYLQALGGDGASGWEWVLQSFRLARRQFPHARLMINDYNITNNADNTRRYLQIVQLLQRERLIDAIGVQEHAFETRPDVPMAVHRANLDTLAATGLPIYVTEFDLDGLSDAQQLADYQRVFPLFWEHPAVRGVTLWGVRRGLWRDKEGAYLIRDDGSERPALAWLRGYVAGKP, translated from the coding sequence ATGAAGACAGCACAGCTGGTCTCGCTCGCGCTGCTGCTGACGCTGGCCGCGGCCACGCCTGCCGCGCCGCTGGCCGCCGGCAAGCAGAAGTTCCTCGGCAACGCCTACGGCCCGCAGCAGGCGCAGGATTTCCTGCGCGACTGGAACAAGCTCACGCCCGAGAACGCCGGCAAGTGGGGCAGCGTGGAGGCGGTGCGCGACCGCATGGACTGGAGCGCGCTGGACCAGGCCTACCGCGTGGCCAAGGACAACCGCCTGCCGTTCCAGATGCACGTGCTGATATGGGGCAACCAGCAGCCGGAATGGATCAAGACGCTGCCGCCGGCCGCGCAACGTGCCGAGATCGAGCAATGGTTCGCCGCAGTGGCGCAGCGCTATCCGGACATCGATCTGCTGGAAGTGGTCAACGAACCGCTCAACGATCCGCCCAGCAAGGACGACAGCGGTGGCGGCAACTATCTGCAGGCGCTGGGCGGCGACGGCGCCAGCGGCTGGGAGTGGGTGCTGCAATCGTTCCGCCTGGCGCGCCGGCAGTTTCCGCATGCCAGGCTGATGATCAACGACTACAACATCACCAACAATGCCGACAACACGCGCCGCTACCTGCAGATCGTCCAGCTGCTGCAGCGCGAGCGGTTGATCGATGCGATCGGCGTGCAGGAACATGCGTTCGAGACCAGGCCCGACGTGCCGATGGCCGTGCACCGCGCCAACCTCGATACGCTGGCCGCGACCGGCCTGCCGATCTACGTCACCGAATTCGACCTGGACGGGCTCAGCGACGCGCAGCAGCTGGCCGACTACCAGCGCGTGTTCCCGCTGTTCTGGGAGCACCCCGCGGTACGCGGCGTGACCCTGTGGGGCGTCCGCCGCGGCCTGTGGCGCGACAAGGAAGGCGCCTACCTGATCCGCGACGACGGCAGCGAGCGTCCGGCACTGGCCTGGCTGCGCGGCTACGTGGCCGGCAAGCCGTAA
- the uxaC gene encoding glucuronate isomerase — protein sequence MTQPSPALSLHPDRLLPPEPGTRAIARRLYAQVAALPIVSPHGHTDPAWFATDAPFANATELLLVPDHYVFRMLYSQGVDLDALGIPRADGSRAAVDPRAAWRVFAERFQLLRGTPSALWLNHVFHEVFGLRVRLDAASADLYYDRIGEALQTPAFRPRALFDRFGIEVIATTESPLDPLQHHATIRASGWGGRVLTAYRPDAVIDPEHEQFPDALRRFGELTGEDVYAWDGYLRAHRQRRAFFAQMGATSTDHGHPSAATADLPAAEAARLFARVRGGGASAADAELFRAQMLTEMAAMSVDDGLVMQLHPGCFRNHNRVLFARYGRDKGADLPLRTDYVHALKPLLDRFGNTPGFTLILFTLDESTYARELAPLAGHYPALLLGPAWWFHDAPEGMWRFREQTLSSAGFYNTVGFNDDTRAFLSIPARHDVARRVDCAFLAKLVAEHRLDEDEAAEVARDLAYRLPKQAYRL from the coding sequence ATGACCCAGCCCTCCCCCGCCCTGTCCCTGCATCCCGACCGCCTGCTGCCGCCGGAACCGGGCACGCGCGCGATCGCGCGCCGCCTGTACGCGCAGGTCGCCGCGCTGCCCATCGTCAGCCCGCACGGGCATACCGACCCGGCCTGGTTCGCCACGGATGCGCCGTTCGCCAACGCCACCGAACTGTTGCTGGTGCCCGACCACTACGTGTTCCGCATGCTCTACAGCCAGGGCGTGGACCTGGACGCGCTCGGCATCCCGCGCGCCGACGGCAGCCGCGCCGCGGTGGACCCGCGTGCGGCCTGGCGCGTGTTCGCCGAGCGCTTCCAGCTGCTGCGCGGCACGCCGTCGGCGCTGTGGCTGAATCACGTCTTCCACGAGGTGTTCGGCCTGCGCGTGCGCCTGGACGCGGCCAGCGCCGACCTGTACTACGACCGCATCGGCGAGGCGCTGCAGACCCCGGCGTTCCGGCCGCGCGCGCTGTTCGACCGCTTCGGCATCGAGGTGATCGCCACCACCGAATCGCCGCTGGATCCGCTGCAGCACCACGCCACGATCCGCGCCAGCGGCTGGGGTGGGCGGGTGCTCACCGCCTACCGTCCCGACGCGGTGATCGACCCGGAACACGAGCAGTTCCCCGACGCGCTGCGCCGCTTCGGCGAGCTGACCGGCGAGGACGTGTACGCCTGGGACGGTTACCTGCGCGCGCACCGCCAGCGGCGCGCGTTCTTCGCGCAGATGGGCGCCACCTCCACCGACCACGGCCACCCCAGCGCGGCCACCGCCGACCTGCCCGCGGCCGAGGCGGCGCGGCTGTTCGCGCGCGTGCGCGGCGGCGGCGCCAGCGCCGCGGACGCGGAACTGTTCCGCGCGCAGATGCTGACCGAGATGGCGGCGATGAGCGTGGACGACGGCCTGGTGATGCAGCTGCATCCGGGCTGCTTCCGCAACCACAACCGCGTGCTGTTCGCGCGCTACGGCCGCGACAAGGGCGCCGACCTGCCGCTGCGCACCGACTACGTGCACGCGCTCAAGCCGCTGCTGGACCGCTTCGGCAACACGCCCGGCTTCACCCTGATCCTGTTCACCCTGGACGAGAGCACCTACGCGCGCGAGTTGGCGCCGCTGGCCGGGCACTATCCGGCGCTGCTGCTCGGCCCGGCGTGGTGGTTCCACGATGCGCCCGAAGGCATGTGGCGTTTCCGCGAGCAGACCCTGAGCAGCGCCGGCTTCTACAACACGGTCGGCTTCAACGACGACACCCGCGCGTTCCTGTCGATCCCGGCGCGGCACGACGTGGCCCGCCGCGTCGATTGCGCGTTCCTGGCCAAGCTGGTGGCCGAACACCGCCTCGACGAGGACGAGGCGGCGGAAGTCGCGCGCGACCTGGCCTATCGGTTGCCGAAGCAGGCCTACCGGCTGTGA
- the galB gene encoding beta-galactosidase GalB — MPRRALQRALAPLLALALLAAGSVAAAPAQTQPSPRERLSLDADWRFHRGDAPGVGDTLDYDVRPDIERSADGKVADARPDAADRPAPRTRPVLKPWILPTGNAFIADPARRHPRPPGDPGSDVAFVHAEFDDSAWTRVDLPHDWAIAGPFLKDGPYGGMGRLPSWGVGWYRKRLDIPASDRGRAVFLDIDGAMSYATVWLNGRLVGGWPYGYSSWRVDLTPYLVFGASNQLAIRLDNPPESARWYPGGGLYRSVWLSKTAPVHVGQWGTQVGTPQVSAQAATVRLAVTLDNSGGDAAQVQVGTAIYALDAVGRRHGAAVARIAAVETRIAAGASVTLEGITRIAKPRLWGPPPTQRPHRYVAVTEVTQDGRVIDRYETPFGVRTLRWDADRGLLVNGEHVPIRGVNNHHDLGALGAAFNPRAAERQLQLLQGMGANAIRMSHNPPAPELLELTDRMGLLVVDELFDSWEMKKTPLDFHLLFADWHEPDLRALLRRDRNHPSVILWSVGNEVGEQYTGEAGAAIARRLQAIVHEEDPTRLATAAMNYAAPDMPLPAALDVIGLNYQGEGIRDAPEFAGTERIRKPPQYPLFHARFPDKPIFSSETASALSSRGVYLFPVTADSSAPVRDGRGGDPLAHQVSAYELHAVDFGASADKVFASLDTHPFVAGEFVWTGFDYLGEPTPYYSSRSSYSGIFDLAGFPKDRYWLYQARWRPELPIAHLLPHWTWPGREGQVTPVHVFTSGDEAELFVNGVSQGRRKKAPLQYRLRWDEVLYAPGELRVQAYKDGKPWASERVRTAGPAARLQATPDRATIRGDGRDLAFVSVRLLDRDGNPAPTAGDRLRFRVDGPGELVAIDNGDPTDLESFAAHERNAFNGLALAIVRALPGKTGTITLHVASDTLQAARAQVRVQP, encoded by the coding sequence ATGCCCAGGCGCGCGCTGCAGCGCGCGCTGGCGCCGCTGCTGGCGTTGGCCTTGCTCGCCGCAGGCAGCGTCGCCGCAGCGCCGGCGCAAACGCAGCCATCCCCGCGCGAACGGCTGTCGCTGGATGCCGATTGGCGCTTCCATCGCGGCGACGCGCCCGGCGTCGGCGACACACTGGACTACGACGTACGCCCGGACATCGAACGCAGCGCCGACGGCAAGGTCGCCGATGCGCGCCCCGACGCCGCCGACCGTCCCGCGCCGCGCACCCGGCCGGTGCTCAAGCCGTGGATCCTGCCCACCGGCAACGCCTTCATCGCCGACCCGGCGCGGCGCCACCCGCGCCCGCCCGGCGACCCGGGCAGCGACGTGGCCTTCGTACACGCCGAGTTCGACGACAGCGCCTGGACCCGCGTGGACCTGCCGCACGACTGGGCCATCGCCGGCCCGTTCCTGAAGGACGGCCCGTACGGCGGCATGGGCCGGCTGCCGAGCTGGGGCGTGGGCTGGTACCGCAAGCGCCTGGACATTCCCGCCAGCGACCGCGGCCGCGCGGTGTTCCTCGACATCGACGGCGCGATGTCCTACGCCACGGTGTGGCTCAACGGCCGCCTGGTCGGCGGCTGGCCATACGGCTACAGCTCCTGGCGCGTGGACCTGACCCCGTACCTGGTGTTCGGCGCCAGCAACCAACTGGCGATCCGCCTGGACAACCCGCCCGAGTCGGCGCGCTGGTATCCCGGCGGCGGCCTGTACCGCAGCGTGTGGCTGAGCAAGACCGCGCCGGTGCATGTCGGCCAGTGGGGCACGCAGGTCGGCACGCCGCAGGTGTCGGCGCAGGCGGCGACGGTGCGCCTGGCGGTGACCCTGGACAACAGCGGCGGCGATGCGGCACAGGTGCAGGTGGGCACCGCGATCTATGCGCTGGACGCCGTCGGCCGCCGGCACGGCGCGGCCGTGGCACGGATCGCCGCGGTCGAGACGCGCATCGCCGCCGGCGCCAGCGTCACGCTCGAGGGCATCACGCGCATCGCCAAGCCGCGGTTGTGGGGCCCGCCGCCGACGCAGCGGCCGCACCGCTACGTCGCGGTCACCGAGGTGACGCAGGACGGGCGCGTGATCGATCGCTACGAGACGCCGTTCGGCGTGCGCACGCTGCGCTGGGATGCGGACCGCGGCCTGCTGGTCAATGGCGAACACGTGCCGATCCGCGGCGTCAACAACCACCACGACCTCGGCGCGCTCGGCGCCGCGTTCAACCCGCGCGCCGCCGAGCGCCAGCTGCAGTTGCTGCAGGGCATGGGCGCCAACGCGATCCGCATGAGCCACAACCCGCCGGCGCCGGAACTGCTGGAGCTGACCGACCGCATGGGCCTGCTGGTGGTCGACGAACTCTTCGACAGCTGGGAAATGAAGAAGACCCCGCTGGATTTCCACCTGCTGTTCGCCGACTGGCACGAGCCGGACCTGCGCGCGCTGCTGCGCCGCGATCGCAACCACCCGTCGGTGATCCTGTGGAGCGTGGGCAACGAGGTCGGCGAGCAGTACACGGGCGAGGCCGGCGCCGCCATCGCGCGACGCCTGCAGGCCATCGTGCACGAGGAAGACCCCACCCGCCTGGCCACCGCGGCGATGAACTACGCCGCGCCGGACATGCCGTTGCCCGCGGCGCTGGACGTCATCGGCCTCAACTACCAGGGCGAAGGCATCCGCGACGCGCCCGAGTTCGCCGGCACCGAGCGCATCCGCAAGCCGCCGCAATACCCGCTGTTCCACGCCCGCTTCCCGGACAAGCCGATCTTCAGCAGCGAGACCGCCTCGGCGCTGAGCAGCCGCGGCGTGTACCTGTTCCCGGTGACCGCGGACAGCAGCGCACCGGTGCGCGACGGCCGCGGCGGCGATCCGCTGGCGCACCAGGTCAGCGCCTACGAGCTGCACGCGGTGGATTTCGGGGCCAGCGCCGACAAGGTGTTCGCCTCGCTCGACACGCATCCGTTCGTCGCCGGCGAATTCGTGTGGACCGGCTTCGACTATCTGGGCGAACCGACGCCGTACTATTCCTCGCGCAGTTCCTACTCGGGCATCTTCGACCTGGCCGGCTTTCCCAAGGACCGCTACTGGCTTTACCAGGCGCGCTGGCGCCCCGAATTGCCGATCGCGCACCTGCTGCCGCACTGGACCTGGCCCGGCCGCGAGGGACAGGTCACGCCGGTGCACGTGTTCACCTCCGGCGACGAGGCCGAGCTGTTCGTCAACGGCGTCTCGCAGGGGCGCAGGAAGAAGGCGCCGCTGCAGTACCGGCTGCGCTGGGACGAGGTGCTCTATGCGCCGGGCGAGCTGCGCGTGCAGGCCTACAAGGACGGCAAGCCGTGGGCCAGCGAGCGCGTGCGCACCGCCGGGCCGGCGGCGCGCCTGCAGGCCACGCCGGACCGCGCCACGATCCGCGGCGACGGCCGCGACCTGGCCTTCGTGAGCGTGCGCCTGCTCGACCGCGACGGCAATCCCGCACCGACCGCCGGCGACCGGCTGCGTTTCCGGGTCGACGGCCCGGGCGAGCTGGTCGCCATCGACAACGGCGATCCCACCGACCTGGAGTCGTTCGCCGCGCACGAGCGCAACGCCTTCAACGGCCTGGCCTTGGCGATCGTGCGCGCGCTGCCGGGCAAGACCGGCACCATCACGTTGCATGTCGCGTCGGACACGCTGCAGGCCGCGCGCGCGCAGGTGCGGGTACAGCCATGA
- a CDS encoding endo-1,4-beta-xylanase, protein MPALRKTLVPALLLACLFGTASALAADPATASNTSAATPAASLKDAYAGAFLIGTAVNADIVSGKDAASAALVPRQFNAITAENAMKAEVVNPRPGVFDFAAADAFVDYGRRHGMFVVGHTLVWHNQTPDWFFVDAQGRPNGRDAQIERMRAHIQAVAGRYAGKVQAWDVVNEVIDEDGSYRKTKWVERVGDGDELVRQAFRFAARYAPDAQLYYNDFNAWRPEKRDGIVRMVKMLQRAGIRIDGVGMQGHWGLDYPSLHDIEAAIDAYAALGVKVMITELDVDVLPLTKEGQVIGTVMAHEQFQLPEFKRFLDPYRDGLPADVQAQLRDRYAELFQLFWRKRDTLARVSVWGVDDGMSWKNDYPVPGRRNYPLLFDRQRQPKPAFDAVLAVPAQAR, encoded by the coding sequence ATGCCCGCACTGCGCAAGACGCTCGTCCCGGCCCTGCTGCTGGCCTGCCTGTTCGGCACCGCGTCGGCGCTGGCCGCCGACCCTGCCACGGCGTCGAACACGTCGGCCGCAACGCCCGCCGCCAGCCTCAAGGACGCCTACGCCGGCGCGTTCCTGATCGGCACCGCGGTCAATGCCGATATCGTCTCCGGCAAGGACGCCGCCTCCGCCGCGCTGGTGCCGCGGCAGTTCAACGCGATCACCGCCGAGAACGCGATGAAGGCCGAAGTGGTCAATCCGCGCCCCGGCGTCTTCGACTTCGCCGCCGCCGATGCCTTCGTCGACTACGGCCGCCGCCACGGCATGTTCGTGGTCGGCCATACCCTGGTCTGGCACAACCAGACCCCGGACTGGTTCTTCGTCGACGCGCAGGGCAGGCCCAACGGCCGCGACGCGCAGATCGAACGCATGCGCGCGCACATCCAGGCGGTGGCCGGGCGCTACGCCGGCAAGGTGCAGGCCTGGGACGTGGTCAACGAGGTGATCGACGAGGACGGCAGCTACCGCAAGACCAAGTGGGTGGAACGCGTCGGCGACGGCGACGAACTGGTGCGGCAGGCGTTCCGCTTCGCCGCCCGGTACGCGCCGGATGCGCAGCTGTACTACAACGACTTCAACGCCTGGCGCCCGGAAAAGCGCGACGGCATCGTGCGCATGGTGAAGATGCTGCAACGCGCCGGCATCCGCATCGACGGCGTCGGCATGCAGGGCCACTGGGGCCTGGACTATCCCAGCCTGCACGACATCGAGGCGGCGATCGACGCCTACGCCGCGCTCGGGGTCAAGGTGATGATCACCGAACTGGACGTGGACGTGCTGCCGCTGACCAAGGAAGGCCAGGTGATCGGCACGGTCATGGCGCACGAGCAGTTCCAGCTGCCCGAGTTCAAGCGCTTCCTCGACCCGTATCGTGACGGCCTGCCGGCGGACGTGCAGGCGCAGCTGCGCGATCGCTACGCCGAACTGTTCCAACTGTTCTGGCGCAAGCGCGACACGCTGGCGCGGGTCAGCGTGTGGGGGGTGGACGACGGCATGTCGTGGAAGAACGACTACCCGGTGCCCGGGCGCCGCAACTATCCGCTGCTGTTCGATCGCCAGCGCCAGCCCAAGCCCGCCTTCGACGCGGTGCTGGCGGTGCCGGCGCAGGCGCGCTAG